One window of the Paenibacillus beijingensis genome contains the following:
- a CDS encoding GH32 C-terminal domain-containing protein, which yields MRYGKRKPLSLLLLLPLVTAALQGCKIGEEKTAEEQNQQKPPAFQYSTDPNYYTELYRPQYHLSPESGNMSDPNGMVYFEGEYHQFYQNSGQWGHAVSTDLLHWTHLPVALVRDPLGEIWSGSAVVDKNDTSGFFGGKAGLVAIFTHFQNGTQSQSIAYSSDKGRTWTKYEGNPVIPNPGLKDFRDPKVIWHEPSKSWVMVVSADNKVLFYSSKDLKTWEQTGEFGSGQGSHAAVWECPDLFELPVEGTDQKKWVLTVSIGNNEQTKGSTAQYFIGSFDGKTFTNENEPSNVLWTDYAKDFYAAISYSDIPAGDGRRIWLGWMSNWRYPFSMPTEPWKGNMSVPRALTLKDVPGEGIRLFQQPVKELESLRGSAVSVTGQNVAPGSNLLSSLKGNSYELDTEFTVASQSQFGIKLRTGEGQETVVRYDPKAAELTVDRSKSGEASFEKGFAESFAAPLKPEDGKIKLRIFVDESTLEVFGNDGKAVLTSLIFPAATSNGLELFAAGDGITLNRADFYPMRPVWRNEDPSSSKPLRIVLDKYSLDVPLNGTGAIRTAVEPLISPQQLTWESSDASVAEVRAEGENGAVVTGKKEGSVEIKASTPDGAVSAVLNVFVFKP from the coding sequence ATGAGGTACGGGAAACGCAAACCGCTTTCTCTGCTGCTGCTTCTGCCGCTCGTGACCGCTGCCCTGCAAGGCTGCAAGATCGGGGAAGAGAAGACGGCAGAGGAACAGAATCAGCAGAAGCCGCCCGCTTTCCAGTACAGTACCGACCCGAACTATTACACAGAGCTGTACCGTCCGCAGTATCATTTATCGCCGGAAAGCGGCAATATGAGCGACCCGAACGGAATGGTCTATTTTGAAGGAGAGTATCACCAGTTTTATCAAAACAGCGGCCAATGGGGGCATGCGGTCAGCACCGATCTGCTGCACTGGACACATCTGCCGGTCGCGCTCGTCCGCGACCCGCTCGGCGAAATCTGGTCGGGAAGCGCCGTCGTGGACAAGAACGATACGAGCGGCTTCTTCGGAGGCAAGGCGGGACTCGTCGCCATCTTCACCCATTTCCAGAACGGAACCCAGTCGCAGAGCATCGCTTACAGCTCGGATAAAGGGCGCACCTGGACGAAATACGAAGGCAATCCGGTCATCCCGAATCCCGGCCTGAAAGATTTCCGCGATCCGAAAGTGATCTGGCATGAGCCGTCCAAGTCGTGGGTGATGGTCGTTTCGGCCGACAACAAGGTGCTGTTTTACAGCTCGAAAGATTTGAAGACATGGGAGCAAACGGGCGAATTCGGCTCTGGCCAAGGCTCGCATGCCGCCGTCTGGGAATGCCCCGATCTGTTCGAGCTTCCGGTGGAAGGCACGGACCAGAAGAAGTGGGTGCTCACCGTCAGCATCGGCAACAACGAGCAGACGAAAGGCTCGACGGCCCAATATTTCATCGGCAGCTTCGACGGCAAAACGTTTACGAACGAGAACGAGCCTTCCAATGTGCTCTGGACCGATTACGCCAAGGATTTCTACGCCGCGATTTCGTATTCGGATATTCCCGCAGGCGACGGCCGCCGGATATGGCTCGGGTGGATGTCGAACTGGCGCTATCCGTTCTCGATGCCGACGGAGCCGTGGAAAGGAAACATGTCGGTTCCGCGCGCATTGACGCTGAAGGACGTTCCCGGAGAAGGGATCCGCCTCTTCCAGCAGCCGGTCAAGGAGCTGGAATCGCTCCGGGGCAGCGCCGTATCGGTAACCGGCCAGAACGTGGCGCCTGGCAGCAATTTGCTGAGCAGCCTGAAAGGAAATTCCTACGAGCTGGATACCGAATTTACGGTCGCTTCTCAGTCGCAGTTCGGCATCAAGCTCAGAACCGGCGAAGGCCAGGAAACGGTCGTCCGCTACGATCCGAAAGCGGCCGAGCTGACGGTCGACCGGTCGAAATCCGGCGAAGCCTCGTTTGAGAAAGGATTCGCGGAGTCGTTTGCCGCTCCGCTGAAGCCGGAAGACGGCAAGATCAAGCTGCGCATATTCGTGGACGAGTCCACGCTCGAAGTGTTCGGCAATGACGGGAAAGCCGTTCTGACCAGTCTTATATTCCCGGCAGCGACGAGCAACGGGCTGGAATTGTTCGCGGCGGGCGACGGAATTACGCTGAATCGCGCCGATTTTTATCCGATGCGTCCGGTTTGGCGGAATGAAGATCCAAGCAGCAGCAAGCCGCTGCGCATCGTTCTCGACAAATACAGTCTCGATGTGCCGCTGAACGGTACGGGTGCAATCCGAACGGCCGTTGAGCCGCTTATTTCCCCGCAGCAGCTGACGTGGGAATCGAGCGATGCGTCGGTGGCGGAGGTTCGCGCCGAAGGAGAGAACGGGGCGGTTGTAACCGGCAAAAAGGAAGGCAGCGTCGAGATTAAAGCGTCCACTCCGGACGGGGCGGTATCCGCCGTGCTGAATGTGTTCGTTTTTAAGCCTTAA
- a CDS encoding carbohydrate ABC transporter permease, translated as MKTVVSVSRLAVLVLIALISIVPILWMISGSLRPYQELFKYSSSLNLHLFVPVEFTFANYKEVIVDDKNPFMRFIGNTLLVASIVTAFVLIVNSMAAFAFAKLRFRGKTILFAMFMSAMIIPAEVTLVPNYLLMHDLGWLNSYMALIVPSVLSVFGIFLLRQFFAEIPNEIMEAAKIDGATTARTFVSIIMPAAVPALITLGLMTFLGNWDSYLWPLIVINDSKRQMIQVAIASFSSMEGTDWSKILAASTLSTIPILLLFLFLQRYYIQGITMSGIKG; from the coding sequence GTGAAAACGGTTGTTTCGGTATCAAGGCTGGCTGTGCTGGTGCTGATCGCGCTCATTTCCATCGTTCCGATTTTGTGGATGATCTCCGGATCTTTGCGCCCGTATCAGGAGCTGTTTAAATATTCGTCCAGTCTTAATCTTCATCTGTTCGTTCCGGTTGAATTCACCTTTGCCAACTACAAAGAGGTGATCGTTGACGATAAAAACCCGTTCATGCGGTTTATCGGAAACACGCTGCTCGTCGCTTCAATCGTTACGGCCTTCGTGTTGATCGTCAACTCAATGGCGGCGTTTGCGTTTGCCAAGCTTCGTTTCCGCGGTAAAACCATTCTGTTTGCGATGTTCATGTCGGCGATGATTATTCCGGCGGAAGTAACGCTTGTGCCGAACTATTTGCTCATGCACGACCTCGGCTGGCTGAACTCGTACATGGCGCTGATCGTGCCGTCGGTGTTATCGGTTTTCGGCATCTTTCTGCTCCGCCAGTTTTTCGCGGAAATTCCGAACGAAATTATGGAGGCGGCCAAAATCGACGGCGCCACGACGGCACGCACCTTCGTCAGCATCATCATGCCCGCAGCCGTCCCGGCGCTGATCACGCTCGGACTGATGACGTTCCTCGGCAACTGGGATTCGTACCTGTGGCCGCTCATCGTCATTAACGACAGCAAAAGACAGATGATCCAGGTCGCGATCGCTTCCTTCTCCTCGATGGAAGGGACGGACTGGTCCAAAATTTTGGCGGCCAGCACGCTGTCGACGATCCCGATTCTCCTCTTGTTCCTGTTCCTGCAGCGCTATTATATTCAAGGGATTACAATGTCGGGAATTAAGGGGTAG
- a CDS encoding carbohydrate ABC transporter permease, with the protein MANTVLNGAKTIAAGKRKADRSLRKEQLTALWFVLPAVLLLLVFVFYPMVQAFIISFQNYSLVSATKSFVGLDNYLGLLKDQSFLSSLKNSFFFAIVVIPIQTSIALGMAMLIQKPGRSSGLFRTLLFIPVVVSTAVAAVVFKLIYNKEFGILNNVLKSLHLPLTNFLSNPETAMYGVITLGIWKAAGFFMIIFLAGLNNIPNDLYEASRVDGASKIQQFFKITLPLLNRTMAFVVIITTIDAIKLSGLVFVLTNGGPNGSTETVVFYIYKLAFQQMQMGYATAAAFILFGIVLVISLIQMRLFKNDVEY; encoded by the coding sequence ATGGCCAATACAGTGCTGAACGGCGCGAAAACAATCGCTGCCGGCAAAAGAAAGGCAGACCGCAGCCTCAGGAAGGAGCAGCTGACCGCCCTTTGGTTCGTGCTCCCGGCCGTGCTTCTGCTGCTCGTGTTCGTTTTTTACCCGATGGTGCAGGCGTTCATCATCAGCTTCCAAAACTATTCGCTGGTCAGCGCAACGAAAAGCTTTGTCGGTCTCGACAACTACTTGGGGCTGCTCAAGGACCAATCGTTTTTGAGCAGTTTGAAAAATTCGTTTTTCTTCGCAATCGTCGTTATCCCGATTCAAACGAGCATCGCGCTCGGGATGGCGATGCTGATCCAGAAGCCAGGCCGGTCATCCGGCTTGTTTCGGACCCTGTTATTTATCCCGGTCGTCGTCTCCACTGCGGTGGCGGCCGTCGTTTTCAAACTGATCTATAACAAAGAGTTCGGCATTCTCAACAACGTATTGAAATCGCTTCATCTGCCGCTCACCAACTTTCTGTCCAATCCCGAAACGGCGATGTACGGCGTTATCACGCTCGGCATTTGGAAAGCGGCCGGATTTTTCATGATTATTTTTCTGGCGGGGCTGAACAACATTCCGAACGACTTGTATGAAGCGTCGCGGGTGGACGGGGCATCGAAAATCCAGCAATTTTTCAAAATTACGCTGCCGCTGCTCAACCGGACGATGGCGTTCGTCGTCATCATTACGACGATTGACGCAATCAAGCTGTCCGGCCTCGTATTCGTCTTGACCAACGGCGGTCCGAATGGCTCGACGGAAACGGTCGTGTTCTATATTTACAAGCTCGCCTTCCAGCAAATGCAGATGGGGTATGCGACCGCAGCCGCGTTCATTCTGTTTGGCATCGTGCTTGTCATCTCGCTGATTCAAATGAGACTGTTTAAAAATGACGTGGAGTACTAG